In the Chroococcidiopsis sp. SAG 2025 genome, one interval contains:
- a CDS encoding ABC transporter ATP-binding protein — protein MLDTRFNGQLREQSTQSGRADLNQPKLEVREICKSYSNRGKELVVLEKINFQLDPREFVCLVGVSGCGKSTLLNIVAGLTTPSAGQVLVDGQAVTGRPGSDRGMVFQGYTLYPWLTVSQNIAFGLQLRKMSKAEQRERVTYYLNVVGLTPFAKAYPKQLSGGMKQRVAIARALANEPEVLLMDEPFGALDAQTKEQMQQFLLELWEQTHTTVLMITHDVEEAIFLSQRIYVMSSHPGRLQLEIPVNLPANRHLEIKLSSEFVEIKRQILHALRGEYGSR, from the coding sequence ATGCTTGATACCCGCTTCAACGGTCAATTGCGGGAACAATCAACCCAATCGGGACGAGCCGATCTAAACCAACCTAAATTGGAAGTCCGAGAAATCTGCAAATCCTATTCCAATCGTGGCAAGGAATTGGTAGTACTAGAAAAGATTAACTTCCAACTTGACCCTAGAGAATTTGTTTGTTTGGTTGGTGTATCTGGGTGTGGTAAATCTACTCTACTTAATATTGTCGCTGGACTCACAACTCCTTCCGCAGGTCAAGTATTAGTTGACGGTCAGGCTGTGACTGGTCGTCCTGGGAGCGATCGCGGTATGGTGTTTCAAGGCTACACGCTTTATCCTTGGCTGACAGTCTCGCAGAATATTGCATTTGGTTTGCAGTTGCGTAAAATGTCTAAAGCGGAGCAGCGAGAGCGGGTAACATACTACTTGAACGTAGTTGGTTTAACTCCGTTTGCTAAAGCTTACCCAAAACAATTATCAGGTGGAATGAAACAACGAGTTGCGATCGCTCGTGCTTTAGCCAACGAACCAGAAGTGCTGCTGATGGACGAACCCTTTGGCGCTTTAGACGCTCAAACCAAAGAACAAATGCAGCAATTTTTGTTAGAACTTTGGGAGCAAACTCATACGACTGTCTTAATGATTACCCATGATGTTGAAGAAGCAATCTTCCTTTCTCAACGCATTTATGTCATGAGCAGTCATCCCGGTCGGTTGCAACTAGAAATACCTGTCAATTTGCCAGCCAATCGTCATTTAGAAATTAAACTCTCATCAGAATTTGTCGAGATCAAACGTCAAATTCTGCACGCTTTGCGCGGTGAGTACGGGAGTCGGTAG
- a CDS encoding transposase produces the protein MWCEDEAGPFGTAPYPGSNWQPVGKPTRQEHEYIRNGTAKLLTLFHPATGQVRVKGVTSCTNAVLHEWLKQELASVVQSLPTPARLLKPEENQRLWKSWQQGLKVRFTLPHDLPPLRMLLVMDNLVGHKTPQLVLWLCAHGIMPLYTPLGGSWLNMAESIQRILKRRALEGHHPQTAYQIIEWLEATAFGWNQQPTPFVWAGLRAQRRDRARQRFHSLGGSGACTHRPLRRTTIAKNNGNTHTK, from the coding sequence CGGGACCATTTGGCACTGCTCCTTACCCTGGTAGCAATTGGCAGCCAGTAGGTAAACCGACACGGCAAGAACATGAATATATCCGTAATGGCACAGCCAAGCTGTTAACGCTATTCCATCCCGCTACTGGGCAAGTACGAGTTAAGGGTGTTACCAGTTGTACCAATGCTGTGTTGCACGAATGGCTCAAGCAAGAATTAGCTAGTGTTGTACAATCACTGCCAACTCCAGCTCGATTACTCAAGCCTGAAGAAAATCAACGGTTATGGAAAAGTTGGCAGCAGGGGTTGAAAGTACGCTTTACACTCCCACACGACTTACCGCCACTGCGAATGTTGCTAGTGATGGATAACTTGGTCGGACATAAAACTCCCCAGTTGGTATTGTGGCTGTGTGCTCATGGCATCATGCCGCTCTACACACCTCTTGGCGGTAGCTGGCTGAATATGGCTGAGTCGATTCAACGAATTCTCAAACGCCGAGCTCTAGAGGGGCATCATCCGCAAACAGCCTATCAAATTATTGAGTGGTTGGAAGCAACTGCTTTTGGATGGAACCAACAACCAACGCCGTTTGTCTGGGCAGGATTACGAGCGCAACGTCGAGACAGAGCGCGTCAAAGATTTCACTCTCTTGGTGGTTCTGGTGCCTGTACGCATCGTCCTCTTCGGCGGACAACTATTGCCAAAAATAATGGCAACACTCATACCAAATGA